Proteins co-encoded in one Pogona vitticeps strain Pit_001003342236 chromosome 9, PviZW2.1, whole genome shotgun sequence genomic window:
- the LOC110090705 gene encoding free fatty acid receptor 3-like: protein MAIKAVLLVAYIFTFVVGFPSNLLACYAFLRKVFETPSSMDILLINLTVSDLLFLLFLPFKMAETASDMVWSLPVYLCPLTNFCFYSSIYLSTLFLTAVSVERYLCVAYPVKYRLERRLTYAIAVSLLFWLLAYSHCSVVFIVEYHNRTLLQLDNTTCYEDFSPNQLRVLLPVRLELSLVLFLLPFGVTLFCYVSVIRILTSLPNIQPQRKQRAVGLAFATLLNFAVCFGPLNISHIVGFIQNQSPSWRTYAFILSSFNTILDPVVFYFSSSTIRQKFAQCWFSRCLRLPAFASHCTSWCFREAGEKDEEAGAGRASISDQWSGSAIRDTPHTVGGESSLAVMVLEIRAVSTLQLARFGEQQDCVHTGPEAFLKQIS, encoded by the coding sequence ATGGCCATAAAAGCTGTTCTCCTTGTTGCCTACATTTTTACCTTCGTGGTCGGATTCCCATCCAACCTCCTGGCCTGTTACGCTTTCTTGAGGAAAGTATTTGAGACGCCTTCCTCCATGGACATCCTCTTAATTAACCTGACTGTGTCTGaccttctgtttctgctttttctgCCCTTTAAGATGGCAGAGACTGCTTCGGACATGGTTTGGTCCCTCCCTGTCTACCTTTGCCCGCTGACAAACTTCTGTTTCTATAGCAGCATCTACCTCAGCACCCTGTTCCTCACGGCGGTGAGCGTGGAGCGCTACCTGTGTGTCGCCTATCCTGTCAAGTACAGGCTGGAGAGGAGGTTAACCTATGCAATAGCAGTTAGTTTACTCTTCTGGTTGCTGGCATATTCTCACTGCAGTGTCGTCTTCATTGTGGAATACCACAACAGGACTCTGCTCCAACTTGACAACACCACATGTTATGAGGACTTCTCCCCCAATCAGCTCCGCGTCCTTCTCCCTGTCCGACTTGAACTCAGCCTTGTCCTCTTCTTGCTCCCATTTGGCGTCACTCTTTTCTGCTATGTCAGCGTCATTCGGATTCTCACCTCCCTGCCCAACATCCAGCCTCAAAGGAAGCAACGGGCTGTGGGGTTGGCTTTCGCCACTTTGCTCAATTTCGCCGTCTGCTTTGGCCCCTTGAACATCTCCCACATCGTGGGCTTCATTCAGAACCAGAGCCCTTCCTGGAGAACCTATGCATTTATCCTCAGCTCCTTCAACACCATTTTGGATCCTGTTGTCTTCTATTTTTCCTCCTCCACTATCCGACAAAAGTTTGCTCAATGCTGGTTCAGCAGGTGCCTCAGACTTCCAGCCTTTGCCTCACACTGCACTTCATGGTGCTTcagagaagctggagaaaagGACGAAGAAGCAGGAGCTGGCCGAGCATCCATCTCTGACCAATGGAGCGGATCAGCAATAAGAGATACTCCTCACACAGTTGGCGGGGAATCATCTTTAGCAGTCATGGTCCTGGAGATCAGAGCTGTGAGCACTCTGCAGCTAGCACGTTTTGGAGAGCAGCAAGATTGTGTGCACACAGGTCCTGAGGCATTTCTGAAACAGATTTCGTAA
- the LOC110090708 gene encoding free fatty acid receptor 2, which yields MASKTAVLAVYIFAFVIGLPSNLLACYSFLRKVRQKPVPIDILLLNLTLSDLFFLLFLPFKMVEAAQDHIWNLPYFLCPLVNFLFYSSIYLSTLFLMGVSVERYLCVAHPVKHKLNRRPTYARVASIIFWILACSHCLSIVYVVEYYGHEKKEEEIRCYSNFSTNQLRIVLPFRLELSIVLFAIPFVVTFFCYVSVIRILTIMPNIKPNKKQRAVGLALATLLNYVIAFAPYNISHIVGFFQNMEPLWREETFFLTSLNTTLDPVIFFFSSATIRQSFNACWLRLRSFVVSLCCSCCISAPECSANAAGGGQLSASNTLDLAGTSTPIPYSKSATSEA from the coding sequence ATGGCATCTAAAACTGCGGTCCTAGCCGTCTACATCTTTGCCTTTGTCATAGGCCTCCCTTCCAACCTCTTGGCCTGCTACTCCTTCCTGAGGAAAGTGCGCCAGAAGCCGGTCCCCATAGACATCCTCTTGCTCAACTTGACCCTGTCcgaccttttctttcttctcttcttgcctttcaAGATGGTGGAAGCTGCTCAAGATCACATCTGGAACCTCCCTTATTTCCTTTGCCCGCTGGTCAACTTCTTGTTTTACAGTAGCATCTACCTCAGCACCCTCTTCCTCATGGGGGTGAGCGTGGAGCGCTATCTCTGCGTGGCCCACCCAGTCAAGCACAAATTAAACCGCCGGCCGACCTATGCCAGAGTGGCCAGCATTATCTTCTGGATCCTGGCCTGCTCCCATTGCCTCAGCATTGTCTATGTTGTGGAGTACTATGGACacgagaagaaagaagaagaaatcaggtGTTACAGCAACTTCTCCACTAATCAGCTTCGTATTGTCCTCCCTTTCCGCCTAGAATTAAGCATTGTCCTCTTCGCCATCCCCTTCGTTGTCACCTTTTTCTGCTACGTCAGTGTCATCCGCATCCTGACCATCATGCCTAACATCAAACCCAATAAGAAGCAACGGGCCGTGGGTCTGGCTTTGGCCACTCTGCTCAACTATGTCATTGCCTTCGCCCCCTACAATATCTCCCACATCGTGGGCTTCTTTCAAAACATGGAACCTTTATGGAGAGAGGAAACCTTCTTCCTCACCTCTCTCAACACCACCTTGGACCCTGtgatcttcttcttctcctctgccACCATCCGCCAAAGCTTTAATGCCTGCTGGCTCCGTCTGCGCTCATTTGTTGTCTCACTATGCTGTTCATGTTGCATCAGTGCTCCTGAATGCAGTGCCAATGCAGCAGGAGGTGGGCAGTTATCTGCTTCAAATACATTGGACTTGGCAGGAACTAGTACACCCATTCCTTACTCAAAATCTGCCACATCAGAGGCTTGA